From the genome of Desmodus rotundus isolate HL8 chromosome 2, HLdesRot8A.1, whole genome shotgun sequence, one region includes:
- the TEX51 gene encoding testis-expressed protein 51, with amino-acid sequence MLLLLLGCLLPATDASGKNCLRCWPKLPALIDYDLQILWGTPGPPEELSQSLHSLLLETHVFSEPWYLDRDHLEKEAAKLFNNIDKAIRKFRVDKPSLLEEIHIQKQLFAESLNTVSEELKEKDLHSKLEVINCVNCRRHLLICKDPTLCPDGTQWTFLWAVSLGITLPLAVIAGGGYYIFLHEKKKMKKAEEVLGRKPLPDSRVPK; translated from the exons ATGCTGCTTCTCCTGCTTGGCTGTCTCCTGCCTGCTACTGATGCCAGTGGGAAAAACTGCCTCCGCTGCTGGCCAAAACTGCCTGCATTAATAGATTATGACCTGCAGATTCTTTGGGGTACCCCAGGGCCACCTGAAGAGCTCTCCCAGAGCCTCCACTCCCTACTTCTGGAGACTCATGTCTTCTCGGAACCCTGGTACCTTG ATCGGGACCATTTGGAGAAAGAAGCAGCCAAATTATTCAATAACATAGATAAAGCCATTAGGAAATTTCGAGTTG ATAAACCATCACTTCTGGAAGAGATTCACATCCAGAAGCAGCTGTTTGCTGAGAGTCTAAACACAGTATCTGAGGAGCTGAAGGAAAAGG ACCTACACTCGAAGCTGGAGGTCATCAATTGTGTCAACTGCAGAAGAcatctcctcatctgcaaagaccccacTCTCTGCCCAG ATGGGACTCAGTGGACTTTCCTCTGGGCCGTGAGCCTCGGTATCACTCTGCCCCTGGCAGTCATAGCTGGAGGTGG ATATTACATTTTCTTGcatgagaagaagaaaatgaagaaggcaGAAGAGGTACTGGGGAGAAAACCCCTCCCTGACTCTCGGGTTCCCAAGTAG